From Bacillus marinisedimentorum, the proteins below share one genomic window:
- a CDS encoding LysM peptidoglycan-binding domain-containing protein, with protein sequence MKKKLLTASGGALLGLALFHGSAGQAEAASHEVKSGETLWEMSQRYRVSVYEIRLVNGLVSDTIYAGQKLEIPDKTGQLKTTENDSSVQAAVMQNMSSYTVARGDTLSKIGVKFGVAYQDIMKWNGLTSTVIYPGQTLKIEGTAPGKAPVDGSQPSGSNASENAKPAEEPAASSTYIVKSGDSLSKIGAKFGVSYRDIMKWNNLSSTTIYPGQKLTIKGGAESGGTEKPAVKPDPEPAAKPTPSPVKHEPAAPVKTGTYIVVSGDSLYRIGARFGMSYYELISLNHLTSATIYPGQKLLVHGGQTEPAPQPQPSKEESSSVEEGVYVVKPGDTIWEIASAAGISVTKLKELNDLKSNHIYAGQKLKLGTSLKDTENRTPAAGSTAAILNPVSLVSDAKKHIGVPYLWAGNTPEGFDCSGFIAYVINKQYSMPRLSTASYWDRMTPVPKPQVGDFVYFETYKKGPSHMGIYLGNGNFIHAGTSTGVTISNLSNSYWQPRYLGAKRLVK encoded by the coding sequence ATGAAGAAGAAGTTGTTGACGGCGAGCGGCGGAGCGCTGCTCGGTTTGGCGCTGTTCCATGGTTCGGCAGGACAAGCAGAAGCGGCATCACATGAGGTGAAATCCGGTGAAACGCTGTGGGAGATGTCGCAGCGGTACCGGGTAAGTGTTTATGAGATCAGGCTGGTCAACGGGTTGGTGTCTGATACGATTTACGCGGGACAAAAGCTGGAAATCCCCGATAAAACAGGGCAGTTGAAAACGACAGAAAATGATTCTTCTGTTCAGGCGGCTGTCATGCAGAATATGTCAAGTTATACAGTTGCAAGAGGGGACACCCTTTCGAAAATCGGGGTAAAATTCGGTGTTGCATATCAAGATATTATGAAATGGAATGGCTTGACGTCCACTGTGATTTATCCGGGCCAGACACTGAAAATTGAGGGAACTGCACCAGGCAAAGCTCCTGTTGATGGGTCACAACCTTCAGGTTCGAATGCATCTGAAAATGCCAAGCCTGCCGAGGAGCCAGCCGCAAGCAGTACATACATCGTAAAAAGCGGTGATAGCCTTTCGAAAATTGGAGCGAAATTCGGTGTTTCCTATCGGGATATCATGAAATGGAACAACTTGTCGTCGACAACGATTTATCCGGGCCAGAAGCTTACTATAAAGGGCGGTGCTGAAAGCGGGGGAACAGAGAAACCGGCTGTGAAACCTGATCCTGAGCCTGCTGCAAAACCAACTCCGTCACCGGTAAAACATGAACCGGCAGCACCTGTAAAGACGGGTACATATATCGTAGTAAGCGGAGACAGCTTATATCGAATCGGCGCCAGGTTTGGCATGTCCTATTATGAACTTATATCGCTGAATCATCTTACATCTGCTACCATTTATCCAGGGCAAAAACTGCTTGTTCATGGCGGACAGACAGAACCAGCACCTCAGCCCCAACCCTCAAAAGAAGAATCAAGTAGCGTTGAAGAAGGAGTTTATGTTGTGAAGCCAGGCGATACGATCTGGGAGATTGCGTCAGCGGCTGGCATTTCAGTGACAAAGCTGAAGGAGCTTAACGATTTGAAGAGCAATCACATATATGCCGGCCAGAAACTGAAATTAGGCACATCATTAAAGGATACAGAGAATAGGACTCCTGCTGCTGGCAGCACGGCAGCTATATTGAATCCTGTTTCGCTTGTCTCAGACGCCAAGAAACATATCGGCGTACCTTACCTGTGGGCCGGCAACACGCCAGAAGGCTTTGACTGCAGCGGTTTCATCGCATACGTCATCAACAAGCAATACAGCATGCCAAGGCTGAGCACTGCTTCTTATTGGGACCGGATGACACCTGTCCCGAAACCGCAAGTCGGTGACTTTGTCTATTTCGAAACATACAAAAAAGGCCCGTCACATATGGGCATCTACCTTGGCAACGGTAACTTCATCCACGCCGGCACATCAACCGGCGTCACGATATCAAACCTGTCGAATAGCTACTGGCAGCCCCGGTACCTTGGGGCGAAGCGGCTGGTGAAGTAA
- a CDS encoding response regulator, protein MTTRIVIIDDHQLFREGVKRILDYEETFTVVAEGDDGTEAVVLFENYQPDVVLMDINMPNINGVEATRQLMDTYPDTKVIILSIHDDEAYVNHALQSGAQGYLLKEMDADALVEAVKVVAAGGSYLHPKITHNLVKDYRRLAEENQKRGSNRFAEVEYRKPLHLLTRRECEVLQLLADGKSNRSIGEMLYISEKTVKNHVSNILQKLNVNDRTQAVVMAIKNGWVQVS, encoded by the coding sequence ATGACAACACGAATTGTAATCATTGATGATCATCAATTATTCCGTGAAGGAGTAAAGCGGATTTTGGATTATGAAGAAACTTTTACTGTTGTTGCAGAGGGGGATGATGGTACTGAAGCAGTTGTTTTATTTGAAAACTATCAGCCTGATGTAGTCCTGATGGATATCAACATGCCGAATATAAACGGTGTTGAAGCTACGCGGCAATTGATGGATACGTACCCGGATACAAAGGTTATCATCCTTTCTATCCATGATGACGAAGCGTATGTGAACCACGCTCTCCAATCGGGGGCGCAAGGGTATTTATTGAAGGAAATGGATGCTGATGCACTTGTTGAAGCCGTCAAAGTGGTGGCTGCAGGCGGGTCTTACCTGCATCCGAAGATCACACATAATCTTGTCAAGGATTACCGCAGGCTGGCAGAGGAAAACCAGAAACGCGGCAGCAACCGTTTTGCGGAAGTCGAATACCGGAAGCCGCTGCATTTGCTGACCCGCAGGGAATGCGAAGTACTGCAGTTACTGGCTGATGGGAAAAGCAACCGTTCAATTGGCGAGATGCTTTATATCAGTGAAAAAACGGTTAAAAACCATGTGAGCAATATTTTACAGAAGCTGAATGTGAATGACCGGACCCAGGCAGTTGTTATGGCGATTAAGAATGGCTGGGTGCAAGTTTCATAG